The Aerosakkonema funiforme FACHB-1375 region AGCACCAGGTTCACCTAAAATCAGTAACTTGCCCTCTTTGCGCTTAAAAACATCAATAATTGTTTCGTCTGCGGGATGGACATCTTGCCCATTATCGGCTTTTCCTAAGAATTGCGACATCAACTTAGCTGGCAATTCAATCCAGTTAATCAACTGTCGTTTGTCTGGATTGACTGCCGAAATAGAACTTGCCCCGACATGATGCGGTAACTCTCTCGTCGCCAAGTCAATCATTTTTTGATTGTGCAGAGAAACTTCCAGCCGCTGCGCCACTTCATCCCGGACAGCTTCTAGCAGCTGTTTGCGAGGCGACGGAGTTTCGGCTTTCTCCCTGGTGATAAGCAAGAATATTGTTAGCAGCGAGTAGGCATAGCCCAGAACGAGAAAATAGGTTTGGTCATCTGCTGAGGTAGCACCGCTTGACCAGTTTACCAGGGCTGCCATTAAGCTACACCCCGCACCCAGTACCAAAATTAACCACTTGCGCCGCGATGAATTGCCTGGTTTACCCCATTCGTTAATCAAAAGACCCGCAATAATGGCAAGTAACCCATTCAGTAGCCATAGGGATAGTTGGGAGGGTTCTGGAATTGGCATATTGGAAAAAAGGTATAGATTGCTGAAATGCCGAAGGCAGCAGAGTATCAATTGCTAATCTAGCAGGGTGAAAAGTACCAAGCCTGGAGAATAGAATAGTATCTTTCGTCTCTATGACTGGCTGTGCTAACCTGTTGAGACTCGATCGCTGATACACTTGTACTTCCATACCTACCAGCGCCTATGGTTCATATCAAGCGCCTGGAACTGACTCACTTCAAATCTTTCGGCGGTACTGTCCAGATTCCCGTGCTGCCAGGGTTTACAGTAGTTACTGGGCCAAATGGATCGGGAAAATCGAATATTTTGGATGCGCTGCTGTTTTGTCTGGGACTCGCCAGTTCCAGGGGTATGCGTGCGGAACGCCTCCCGGATTTGGTTAACCAAAACCAAATGCAGCGCGGTGCTGCGGAAGCTATTGTTACGGTGACGTTCGATTTGAGCGATGAAGCGGGATTGGGAGAGGATATTACGGAAGATGGAAATTCTACCCCCGACGCCTCCCCGTTCGACGGGGATGGGAATGAAGCGAATGGAAATGAAACAGTAGCACAAAATGGCGCATCTGTTCCGCTTGCGGAAACACAAGAACAGCAAGAAAATCCCAAATCCAAAATCCCAAATCCCAAATCGAAGGAATGGAGTGTTACCCGTAGGTTGCGCGTTACCAAGCAAGGCAGTTACACTTCGACTTATTACATTAACGGTCAAACTTGTACTGTTGGGGAACTGCACGAACAATTAGAACGCTTGCGGATTTATCCAGAAGGCTACAATGTCGTGTTGCAAGGGGATGTGACCAGCATTATTTCGATGAATTCGCGGGAACGTCGCGAGATTATTGATGAGTTGGCTGGGGTGGCGGCTTTCGATCGCAAAATTTCCCAGGCGAAGGAAACTCTGGAGACGGTGCGGGAAAAGGAAGATAGCTGTCGGATTGTGGAAAAGGAATTAGTTGCACAGCGCGATCGTCTTTCTCAAGATCGTATTAAAGCAGAAAAATACCAAAAACTTCGCGGCGAACTTCAGGAAAAAGAAAAGTGGGAAATTGTCTTGGCTTGGCGTTCTCTGCAACAACAGGAATGGCATCTCCGGGAATCCATCGAAGCAGGCGATCGCAATTTTCATCAACTTAACGAACAACTAAATAATCTGAACTTACAAATTGAGCGAACTACAGCGCAACTGGAAGATTTGAACGCTCGCGTTAAAGCTTTGGGAGAAGAGGAATTACTATCTTTGCAATCTGTTCTCGCTACTCAACAAGCGGAACAGCGTCAGCTAGAACGTCAAGTAAAGGAACTGAAAACATCTGCCCAAGAAACGGAAAGGCGATTGCAGGAAACTCATCGCGAAATCGAACAACATCAACAAAGTTTAGAGCAATTAACTCAGTCACAAGAAACTGTGCGAGGACAACTATATTATTTAGCTGCTGCACGGGAGGAAACGCAACAAGCATTAAACCAAAATCGGGAAAATGCGAGTGCGATCGCATCTGCGTCGGAAGCTTGGGTACAGCAACAAACTGCCCTCAGTCGCCAAATCGAAACCATCCTGCAAGCGATCGAACCGCAGCGCACGGAACAAGCGCAACTGCGAGAGCGCTACACTAATTTATGTCGGCAGATAGACGAACAAAGTCAAATATTGCTATCCAGCGAACCGCAACTGACTACCAAACAATCTCTAGCTGCTGATTGGGAAATTCAACTATCAGAATCTTCCCACACAGTTCAATCGTTAGCGCAATCTCTCACAGCAGCAGAACAAGAACTGCAACTTCAGCAAGAAACTCAAAAACGTCTCTTGCAAGAACAACGAGATAAACAACGACAATTAGATAAATTGGAAGCACAAGCGCAAGCTCAACAAGAAGCGCAAGGAACTTACGCGATTCAAGTTATTCAACAATCTGGATTGCCGGGAGTTTGCGGATTGGTTGCCCAATTGGGTAGAGTCGAACCGCGCTTTCAATTAGCACTGGAAACGGCTGCGGGTGCGCGTTTGGGAAATTTAGTAGTAGAAGATGATGGCGTTGCTGCGGCGGGAATTGAACTGATCAAACAAAAACGCGCAGGTCGAGTTACCTTCTTACCATTGAACAAAATTCAACCGCCACCATTCCATCAAGCAACTGCTTTGCGATATGCGAATGGATTTATCGATTATTGCGTTAATCTGATCGAATACGACAATCGCTATCGAAATGTTTTCGCTTATGTTTTTGGCGGAACGGTTGTTTTTGAAACGATCGATGCAGCTCGCGTTTATTTGGGACAATATCGCATTGTCACGTTAGATGGGGAATTGTTGGAAACTAGCGGTGCGATGACTGGCGGGAGTATCAGTCAAAAATCGACTTTGCATTTCGGTGTAGGCGATCCTTCTGAGTCGGCGGAAGCAACGGCATTGAAAAATCGGTTACACGAAATTGAAATAGTTTTAGAACGCTGCGGTGAGGCGATTCATTCTCTGTCCGTGAAGACAAAACAATTATCTCACCAATTAACGGAAGCACGCCAACAACGGCGGGAACAAGAACTGCATTTTGAACAATTGCAGAAAGAAATCAAGAATTTAAACGCGCAGATGGAACAGGCGCGATCGCTCCTTTCTAAAAATAACCAAGAACTAGCCAACGCGCAAACTCGTCTGGAATCTTTGGATCGGGAATTACCGACACAAGAAATACGATTGGCAGAACTCAGACAAAGTTTGGCAGAATTGGAACAATCGCAAACTCATAGCGAGTGGCAACAAATCCAAGCGACGATCAAAATACAGGAAGCGGAATTGCGAGAAAGGGAACAAAATTTTCGCAATGCCGAACAACGGTTAAAAGATTTGGAAAATCAACAGCAGCGCTTGCAAGAAAAAATTCAAGATTGTCATCGGCGCGTGGAAGAATATCACAATCTGCAAGGAAATGCGAACGCGCAACAATCAACAGTTAGCACGCAATTAGCAGCGATAAACGAACAGATAGCACAAACTCAGGCGTCGATGACTGAGGCAGAGAAAAAGTTGGGAGAAGAGAAAAAAGAACGCGATCGCACAGAAAATCACCTGCGCGAGTTACGTCAATCTCAACAACAAGTAGAATGGGAATTGCAGAAACTCCAAGAAACCCAAACAACTCGCCGGGAAGAACTGGTAGCGGTGCAAGCGCAACGGGAAACCAGACAGGCAGAATTACCCGACCCCATGCCCACAGTACCGGAAAAAGTGGATCTCGAAGAACTGCAAAAAGAGATGCGTACTATTCAAAAACGGCTCCAAGCAATGGAACCCGTCAATATGCTAGCTCTGGAAGAGTACGATCGCACCCAAAACCGCCTGGATGAACTAACTCAAAAACTAGCTACCCTGGAACAAGAACGCACCGAAATCCTATTGCGGATCGAAAACTTCACCACCTTACGTTTCCGCGCCTTTAAAGAAGCCTTCGACGCCGTTAACGAAAACTTCCAAGCTATTTTTACGGAATTTTCCGAAGGGGACGGCAGTTTAACCCTGGATAATTCCGAAGACCCATTTTCCGGCGGTTTAAACCTCGTCGCACACCCCAAAGGCAAACCCGTACAGCGCCTCGCCTCCATGTCTGGCGGCGAAAAATCCATGACAGCACTGAGCTTTATCTTTGCCTTGCAGCGCTACCGTCCCTCACCCTTCTACGCTTTTGATGAAGTCGATATGTTTTTGGATGGAGCAAATGTCGAGCGATTGGCTAGAATGATCAAACAACAGGCAAGCCAAGCACAGTTTATTGTAGTCAGTCACAAAGGCCCTATGGTTAAATCGGCTGAGCGCGTCATCGGTGTTACCCAAGCTAGGGGAGCTTACACCCAAGTTTTAGGCATAAAATTGCAGTCCTGAAGCTTGCCTGAGTCAGCCAATTGACAATGTGAATAATTAAGATAAGTATTGTAACAGGGTTCGAGACCCAGGTTCGGGACACATAATGACATCTGAACAAATCCGCCAACGCTCAGACATATTAGGAATGCAGGTAATCACCCTCGATAAGGCGAAGCGCCTTGGGGTGGTGAGCCAACTGTGGGTAGATATCGACCAGCGGGAGGTTGTGGCAGTAGGTCTGCGAGATAGCATCATCTCTATTGGCAGCGTACCGCGATTTATGCTCCTCAGTCGCATCACTCAAATCGGCGACGTTATCCAAGTTGATGATGATACCGTTCTGGAAGACGACGTAGACGTAGAAGCTTACAACACCCTGATCAATTGCGAAGTGATCACAGAAACCGGCGAAATGCTGGGGAGGGTGCGGAGTTTCAAGTTTGAGCCGGAAACTGGCAAACTAACATCTTTGATTATCGCGTCTTTGGGTGTTCCGCAAATACCCGATCGCATCGGCGGTTTTGAGACTATCAGCACCTACGAACTACCCATTGACGAAATTGTCAGCAGTGGCCCGAATCGTCTGATCGTATTTGAAGGAGCCGAAGACCGACTCGTGCAGCTGACCGTCGGTGTAATGGAGCGCTTGGGTATTGGTAGAGCGCCTTGGGAACGAGAAGAAGACGAAGAATACTACAGACCTACCACGATCGGAGCCGATAAGCAACTCGGCCCAGGCGTTCCCCTCCAAAAAGCCGAACCCATCCGCAGAGCCAAACCGGTAGCCCAAGAAACCTGGGACGAAGACGAGTGGGAAGAACCCGCACCCCGACAGCCGGTGCGTCAAGCACAACCCCTGCGTAAAGCCGCGCCCCCACCAGAACCCGCTTACTACGATGAAGAAGATATAGAAGAAGAAGAAAACTGGAGCGAAGCATCGCAAACGCCCAACAACTACGCCAGAAAAGCGTATGCGACACCCGAACCTCCACCGCGTTATGACAACAAAAAATATCAGGATAAATACGAAGACGAGGAAGAGGAGGAAGATGTTTGGGCTGACGACGAAGCACCCAAGCCCTACAAAGCTCCCAAGGTAAATATACCGGAAAAAACTAAGACTCCAGAATACGAAGAAGAAGATCGGTACTAAGTTGTAGGGTGGGCAATGCCCACTAAGTTGTAGGGTGGGCAATGCCCACCCTACTAATGGTTTCAGGATATAACCATTAT contains the following coding sequences:
- the smc gene encoding chromosome segregation protein SMC → MVHIKRLELTHFKSFGGTVQIPVLPGFTVVTGPNGSGKSNILDALLFCLGLASSRGMRAERLPDLVNQNQMQRGAAEAIVTVTFDLSDEAGLGEDITEDGNSTPDASPFDGDGNEANGNETVAQNGASVPLAETQEQQENPKSKIPNPKSKEWSVTRRLRVTKQGSYTSTYYINGQTCTVGELHEQLERLRIYPEGYNVVLQGDVTSIISMNSRERREIIDELAGVAAFDRKISQAKETLETVREKEDSCRIVEKELVAQRDRLSQDRIKAEKYQKLRGELQEKEKWEIVLAWRSLQQQEWHLRESIEAGDRNFHQLNEQLNNLNLQIERTTAQLEDLNARVKALGEEELLSLQSVLATQQAEQRQLERQVKELKTSAQETERRLQETHREIEQHQQSLEQLTQSQETVRGQLYYLAAAREETQQALNQNRENASAIASASEAWVQQQTALSRQIETILQAIEPQRTEQAQLRERYTNLCRQIDEQSQILLSSEPQLTTKQSLAADWEIQLSESSHTVQSLAQSLTAAEQELQLQQETQKRLLQEQRDKQRQLDKLEAQAQAQQEAQGTYAIQVIQQSGLPGVCGLVAQLGRVEPRFQLALETAAGARLGNLVVEDDGVAAAGIELIKQKRAGRVTFLPLNKIQPPPFHQATALRYANGFIDYCVNLIEYDNRYRNVFAYVFGGTVVFETIDAARVYLGQYRIVTLDGELLETSGAMTGGSISQKSTLHFGVGDPSESAEATALKNRLHEIEIVLERCGEAIHSLSVKTKQLSHQLTEARQQRREQELHFEQLQKEIKNLNAQMEQARSLLSKNNQELANAQTRLESLDRELPTQEIRLAELRQSLAELEQSQTHSEWQQIQATIKIQEAELREREQNFRNAEQRLKDLENQQQRLQEKIQDCHRRVEEYHNLQGNANAQQSTVSTQLAAINEQIAQTQASMTEAEKKLGEEKKERDRTENHLRELRQSQQQVEWELQKLQETQTTRREELVAVQAQRETRQAELPDPMPTVPEKVDLEELQKEMRTIQKRLQAMEPVNMLALEEYDRTQNRLDELTQKLATLEQERTEILLRIENFTTLRFRAFKEAFDAVNENFQAIFTEFSEGDGSLTLDNSEDPFSGGLNLVAHPKGKPVQRLASMSGGEKSMTALSFIFALQRYRPSPFYAFDEVDMFLDGANVERLARMIKQQASQAQFIVVSHKGPMVKSAERVIGVTQARGAYTQVLGIKLQS
- a CDS encoding PRC-barrel domain-containing protein, with amino-acid sequence MTSEQIRQRSDILGMQVITLDKAKRLGVVSQLWVDIDQREVVAVGLRDSIISIGSVPRFMLLSRITQIGDVIQVDDDTVLEDDVDVEAYNTLINCEVITETGEMLGRVRSFKFEPETGKLTSLIIASLGVPQIPDRIGGFETISTYELPIDEIVSSGPNRLIVFEGAEDRLVQLTVGVMERLGIGRAPWEREEDEEYYRPTTIGADKQLGPGVPLQKAEPIRRAKPVAQETWDEDEWEEPAPRQPVRQAQPLRKAAPPPEPAYYDEEDIEEEENWSEASQTPNNYARKAYATPEPPPRYDNKKYQDKYEDEEEEEDVWADDEAPKPYKAPKVNIPEKTKTPEYEEEDRY